The Perca fluviatilis chromosome 3, GENO_Pfluv_1.0, whole genome shotgun sequence nucleotide sequence ATCTAAAGTAAACCAGGTATGACATGGGGATCACATCTATAAACCTGCAAACAATAGTAGCGTTAACTGACTTAGACCAGGTTTCATGTTTGTACCATCCAAGCGTGGGAGCAAAGCTCAGTGGTATTGCAACAAGCCAACATGCTGCTACAACAAGCCAACAATGTCTCCATGTTACAGTCCTTTTGTACCTAAACAGAAAAACACTAATTATTGACATGtctaattatgtatttaaaatgcaCAGTAACCATCATTAACTCATTGTAGGGATGTACAGTAAACAAGTGTCTTTTTTAGTTCAAGCCATGCAAAAGACCAGAGATGATGTTGAGAGAAAATGGATAAAAATATGATTCAAAGACATGCTTAGCAGCACTATTTTACTTTTCTCTGCACAATAAACCATCCAGAAAAAGTATTACCTGAGGGGGACATACACCCGGAGGAAGCGGTCCACAGCAGTAGCCGCAAGAGACAAAGCTGAGACTTGGGTCAACAGCATGCCCACACAGTTGATGAAAAGACAGCCGTAGAAAGAAGTCTTAACTCGTCCGTCAATTACCACAGCCAGCGGTATGGTCACGCAGCCAACCATAAAGTCAGCCACAGCCAGACTGACAACAAGGTAGAAGGTGGGCTGTTGAATGCTTTTACTGGTCCACAGTGCCAAAATAACCAACATGTTACCAAGACAGCAGCTAACAGCAATAAGCACCTCAAACAATGTGTAGATGACTGCTCCCACAGCCACTGTGCTTTCCATCTGGCTAATGTTTGGTGGTGAATGGTGTAGCGTGTCTGAATGTGAGTCTGAGCCTTTTTGCGCTGTGCTGTGTCTGAGCCTTTATGTTATCGTTCATCTCGATCTTGTGATACTGTTACCGACGTCATTGCCCACTTGCTTTGTTTTTCAAAGTTGTGATGACACTAAGATACTTTTGCTGCATGCTATGTGGATATTTTGCAGGCTTATATAAGTGTACATGTCTGTGATTGTATGGTGGAATTAAACGTTTAAttaaaaacgttaaaaaaattataaatatatgtatgcTGTTGCAATATATTATGTGgatgacaaaaaaagtctaCAATGATAGCCCTCATGATATTTCTGTCAAGAGGAAGTGTGACTTAAATTTAACTTTTACATGAGAACAATTGTGAAGAGGTGCATTCCTATCACCTCACATAAGCAGCTTTGAGTCATCTTAGCtcttttctgcattgacatttTAAGTTTTGTGATTATTGATAGAAATGTTTCACCATGTTTTGAAACTACCACCCTGGAGCCCAAAAGGTAAATAAACTTTTGGGACCATAGTAGTGGATTAAGCATCAGACCAGTGAGTCAAAGGAGTCACATGACCCAACATGCGGCCTCCATGTAACTGCAGAAGCCTAAAATTCACACCTACATGAGAAAGAGGTTTCAAAATGGTCCAATGTATGTCACCCCCAAGAACACCGATTTCCTATTGGACAGGGGACCCTGAACACAGCAGGGGTCCGTGCCCAGGAGACCAAAGCTATAAAAGTCTCCGCCACCCAGTCCTCCGTGCTTTTCGATCCCAACCCGTTGCTGAATGAAGGCATGTCGTCTACGCTGTATGAgaataaataatattatttcgctGGTCGAGTGAGCTGTTCTGTATCTTTCGGGATACAAGGGATCCCAGTAAGACACTGAAACCCAGTATCTCACCAAACCTGCAGAGAGTTCATCAACCCTGTTTTTCGAGGAAAAGGAAGGACATCACACTTAGCTTTTTCTTCAAAGTCGACTGAACTGTTCCACTCCACTGCCCTGGAAGGAGCGGTTTCGTTAATCGCTGGCGAGTGATTAACCCGTTTCTGTTCATGGTGGAAAATCCACCCGACAAACCAATGGACTGCACACAAAGTAAGAGGCTTATAGTTCTGGGAAGATTTAGAACAGTGCGTTTTATTAATGAGTGGATGCTATTGCTGCAACTgttttgccattaatgtgatcggGACCGCCGCGTCCCAGTTATTGCTGTGAAGGTATCACTGATCACGATATTGTTGAAGTTTTGTGTGGAACTGTAATTGCTACCTCTAGCCGCGGAGAAGTTAGTTATTGCACAAGCGAGACAATAATCCTTTCGTCACTCAAACCACGGTGCTGCGACAAAACGAGACGTTATATCGTAGACCTGTGTCAGACAAGCAACTGTTTGATTATTGTCGCCGCGGAGAGTCAGCAGTTAGCTCGCCAGAGGCAGAGAAATAACCCCCACCCTCGTTAAACAAATTCTCAGACCCTGCGGTAACTTCACGTTAGGCAGTTAGTGAACGAGGAGAGTGGTTATTGTTACTTCCCTAAGGATCAAGATttcaagtgtttttcttttcagtcaTGTTTCCTGCTGGctatttctctcccttttctaaCCTGCACGCactcgcgcgcacacacacacacgcacgcacgcatgcaacTATCTCACTATCTTtatggggacccgtcattgacataatgcattccctagccccttaccctaaccttaaccaacacaactaaatgcctaaccttaaccctcaccctaaccataacctaattctaaccctaatcctaaaaccaagtcttaccCCTCAAACTGCCCTTTaatgttgtggggtccagcattttggccccacaaagccgtccggaccccacaagtatactgtataccccacgaatgtagttaaacgagaatacacacacacacgcaccattTTGAAAGGCTGGCTTTGCCTGCTACCATAGTCACGTGAGAACATAAGCTTCACAACCGCCATTTCGGCACCATAATAGCGCTCCGTGGTGTGTTCCCCCTTTGTCTGTAACACGTGTTGAAGTCTTGCGGTGTTCCTCGACATTTCAGCGttaggagtagccattttgggcCTTTGTACTAAAACTACAAATAGCCTCAAATCACGTGGTCCTCCGGCCGCCATCTTGGATTTTGCGTGAACACGTGACCCCGCTACTCCTAcctctcttccctcctcctgtcacacacacatacacacacacacctaaagcctgttttacagtaaccgcagccgagctggcgcatgtaaatgtgacgtcatgaaatcTCCGTGACTATTTATACTTGCGCGTGGTGGTCGTgacactagctgcagtcttctcctgaacagcggtggcactaatgagcaaaggctaccgacgttgccctttctacggactagaagaagaagaaaaaggtaaacaacggcagaactggcagcagcattgccgtcaatgcttcgatttgattcaatgacctacttggtcggatcacgcctttcattcaccataaaagaactcaacttaacccagtaagtttaccagagagacttgcagtcactctgagagtcctgcaTCCGGTTGTCGACGAACTcattcaggcctcctgtttccgctttgtcgcgcgccgctgaaaaaaaaaaaagagccgtgcgCGACCTCGGCTCGCGCGCCATAAATCGGACGCGCCGGCCGGATATTACGTCATTCTGACGTCACGATGtcgcgcgccaccttggatgcgtctagtATATAACGGCTTTAACACACCCAAGCTTGTGTGCTGCTTTGTTTTGCAAGAACTCGATAGAGTAATTATTGATTGACCGTCAGTATTTTTGAAGTAAAGAAATCCTATTAGACTTTAACAAGAAGTTGTGTGGTGATTTGTGTATTGTAATAACAGCTGGTTATACAGGTCAGTGCTCGATTTTTCACCCTTCTTttgttcaaggtgttttcactgttgatttgtttaaccgTTTCACTGTGTTTTAAGGTtcaatgcaacatctttccaaaagtcaataagTATTCATGTTAAATATTTGTGATTTTATTATTGACCagaataattgtgattatgattttttcccATAAATAAGCAGCTCTAGTTGTGGTATATATGTCGTCTAACGACACACAGTTAagttacataaataaatgttactGACCAGGCTCAAACCGTTTAGGCGTCAAACTGTTCATTTCCTGCACTGTGGTGAATTTCTAttcaccaatttatggtggaaatgtctttatttttgtaaaggAAAACGCAAGATTCAGGCAGCAGGTGACAGTTCAATATATGAAAATACAATGGAACATAATGCAGTAAGGTTCTCAGCCATTTCGTATTGGttacgttttgttttttttctcctgtagATCAACTTTTCTCATTTAAGACGGAAGCATTTTTCAAAGTTAAAGGCTGGATACTCGCTGCAACAACATTCAATTAGATTAGATCACTCATGTGTATGCCTTTTCTTCATAGACATGATGTGTGCCTGGCATTGCCCCTGCTTCCTTATAAAGTTGCGGCTCATCTTGGTTGCACTGGAGCATTAAATTACTGCTGTGACAGTTACAATGAAAGGTTATTGGCGGGTTTAATTGTCAGCGGTTAAATATGGTGTGAATGTAAGGCAGCCTGGCAGAACATTTGGGTCATAAACCACTCTGAGCTGTCGTGCTTTGTGGAGCGGAGCAGAAAATCACTACTCCAAGGGAAAATCCTTGACATGTACTCTGACGGCTAAAATCAATCCCACGAACAAAGCTAAACTTCGGGGTACATTTAGAATCTTGGCATACATACATAACTATCTCATCATTCCCTCAAAAAAGGAAAGACGGAGATGTAATATTCATGCATTCATTCATCACTTGATATATTGTTTATTTAGGCAGAGCAGAATGATTTGTACTGTACACTGCTGATACATAGTTTTTATCACAGCCTGTGCATTTACTTGGGGTGGCATtggatctttaaaaaaaagccctGAGCTCAGTAACTCTGTGTAAGAGAGTGATTTAGTTTAATGACACTcagtcatctgtgtgtgtgtgtgtgtgtgtgtgtacaaggcCAAGGACACTGTCTGAGCTAAGTGGAGATGACTGATGTCCTCTTAGTCATAATTGTGTCATTACCACCCTGTGGAACATGATGATTTGTCCCTGTGGTCTCTGCTGTAATTAACCGATTAGGGGTGACTGAAGGGAAGACTGAGGAGGAGCGTATGTCCGTCTCCAGACTCGACCAAAACCATATCTTCATcttacaacaaaaacacacaggaaattggtccgccgcaactctcagttcttttaaatcaaggctgaagacctttctttttgatgttgcctttctttaaataattgttcatttcttatactgaagttgcattcttgaaactgtatgaaaatctatataagcatataaaaataattaaaaagtaagaCCAGTGGGACCGGCCCGTTCTGGGAATGGTAAGGATTGCGGGTGGATTACGTGTATAGAGCAACGGCTTATACATTGACCCACACTAGCGGCCTAAAATCTcgtattttatttacttttatagtttaactgtttttaactgctctttaatgtttaatttcttatgctgcactgtaacttttattctcatattttaatcgtttttatgtaaagcactttgaattgccctgttgctgaaatgtgctatacaaataaagctgactTGCCTTTCaagaatacaaaaagaaatattAAACAGGTCAACATGGCCCGTCCACCTCCAAGTCCAAAAAGTCCTTTCCTGCAGACACAATCAAAGTATACTTGCTGCTTGCCACTGCCAAGTAGTTTgttctaccaaacacaaacaccttTGTGTTCAGGTGTGTTCATGCACAAcattagtcatgtttccatctaattgtcaagGAAATTTTAAGCAAAATTTTTAAATGtcgcaaaaagaaaaaaaaagatgcgaATTAGCAGCttttccatcaactggtttagagTGAATAAACTAGACTAAGCAAAGCGTAGTTTTGTCACAAGTTGACATTACGCGTGGCTGTAAATAGCAAACCGGCTGGCTGAATCAAACAGTTTAGAAGCtaagttctttggctaaatggagagaggtagcGTTGTACAAGTTGGCCACCTGTGCAGTATACAGGGTTGTggcacactgtaaaatattacagacccatttagttatgtccacttatttcttatttttaactgaacgagcttatacaagttgtcgattttgaactcaactttatgagtttttgaaagttaaacttgcatttattcattgggttgactatttaaaaaaatgtatgtgttgattgaacttaggtatgtaagttaagttatcaaccaattgcagtcaggactgcaactggttcattggctggccaattcccatgatgcaaggcggtaaatagagttttgttaaaatttgctgaaaagtttgcagtttgttcgaaatacaaatgtaactttatgaattccgtttcttaaacgtgtgtttagaatgtagtattttgttgcctggtaattgtcattgttgtgctggtttacttttgtaaccatgagttaagtgactgttacgtttggtAAGAAGAGCAGGAGTATTACAGTGTTAGacattgagcagtaataggctttcttcagccattaatctgcggcgtgtcacttcactagcggccattttatgtcaagtgacgcaagatcagcagagaggccGCTGTTTTGCACGGGTCCCTGGGGTGGCCCCACCCACGGTATCTCCGCTAGAAATgtggttattttgttttaacttgaaagtgtgagttgaaataaagaagaaaggtatgtctgttatactaggcaaggaaggtttcttgcattattaaagaaaataaatgatttgtttgaacttaaagtatgaagttaaaccaagtaatacaaagttaaatcaactaaaagaacaactttaacaaaactagaacactgtagttacatcaacctcattaactttaatttctaagttgaaacaaaggcagtcttcaagttgagtgaacttcgattttcaaggcagcaagggaacttgcatttccaagttaaactaacatgaaatttattacagtgcagagacatttggtgtcagcAAGACAACCGTTCACCGCTGTGTATACGCGGTGTGCAGAGCCGTACgattcaagctgttgaaccaattcGTCACTTTACCCGACGTGGCTGAGGCCCAGGCTATAGCACACCAAAACTCCACTAGTGCCACAAGTGTACGGCGCACTGGATGGGACCCATACCCCGATCCTTCCCCCATCCGATGGATAACTGACTATAGTCATGTGAGTTAACTTATTCGgcaaagctgtttccatctcccattttgcACATTAACtccaaaaaggcaaaaacaaccTCAAGTGAGCATAAAAACAATTTTGTTTTGCGAATATGAGGAAGCGTTTTCGAATTTTGCCATTTCCATCTACATTTTCTAATGCGATACTTCAAAATGCGCATAAAAATACAGTGATAGAACCATGACTTATGTTTACGAGTAACCTGGTAAACTGCCAAGTGAAACATCACAACCTATTCTTTAAAATCAGGAATCAGGGATCTTGCCTGTACTGCTATTCACCTTTTTGTTGGCAATTCATGTCCCAACACATTTTTGGTAAACTTAAATTCTCAACTTTACGAGTTGACGAGGATCCCAAAAATGCACCATTAGTGTAGGTTAAAGTGAGGCTAGACTGTCTCATCTGGGAAGGAAGACCGGTCCACTTTCCTTCAGTCCTCCAGAGGTAACACCTTTGTAGGCCGCGTCCTTCAAAGAAGGTGGCAACTGAAATGGGACAAAGACAGTGTTTGATAGATGGTGTGTTCCAGTACTGGACACCAGTAGGGATGTGGAAAAGGAGCTTAGACTACATCGCCGCATGCATGTCTGCAACAACCCTGTGATAGAGTGCTACATGGTCAGCTAATGGCAATGTCTACCTGAGTCTGCCTATGAAGGAAACACCGGCCACTTATTGCATTGGAAAAAAAGCAACCGattctactctggctcaaaaggccagagtcttttaagaaccaccggtcacttctcaaagtttcccctttacttattgtgttcgttgaaaggcagaccaagaaatgaatactcaggattcgttcagttaaactataacaatctttagtaaaatgatattgcaaacagatatttcatatgcatatggatcagcccGCTTCGGGACTTTTTTTCctaaccaccaacaaagtctttccgggtctgaccccggaccttccttttccctattcttttattcatcttcaggttcctcctcccgccattgcgtgtgggccgccaattggttggatatcactcagactttctgtctccgagaagatagagcagttgcgcgctagagattatctgttcctttaagagattttaTTAGGTGCATTCTTAGTGCATTTAGTTCGCAACCGAACTGCAACTGCAGCTTTATACTGTTTGCTTTGAGTGTGTCCCCGCATCAGAGAGTAATGCCCACCATTTGAGACGCCCAAGCCGTatcagtttttaaaatgtaaagaccAGATTGTCTGTTAGTGTGAGATAAGTTCACGTCTGAGCCCTCAGCTTTACAAAAAAGATTTTACTGCTTAAATTGAGGTTTGTCAGTCTTTATTGAAATGTGgctcctcaaaaaaaaaaaaaaaaaagagattacaGTAGTGATAAGATCTTTTCTCAGGAAGATCGTTTTCTCAACAGTAAGAAAAAGGAATAGAAGTATAGCCAGCTTAACTGTGTGATAGAGACAAACCGACTATCACTTTGGCAATCTGATGACCTATCACAAACGAGCTAATAGAGAATAGCAAATTGTCCTCTAACGCTTGGGGTGAAACACTGATCCAtgctaattaaataaaacaggCCTTTAGGTAATATGCACTCACTCCCATTAGGCTCCTTGGAGCAAATACGTTTTGCAAGCTTGCTGGAGCTTTCAGGCTCGATTCCAATGGAAATTGGAATATTTTAGCCCATAGACCATGCAGAGCAGCAAGCCAGCAAGCCCTGTGGCTCGAGGATTACCACCCCAATCCCCTCCAGCCCAGAAATGGTCCTGAAAATGAATGGGAATAAGGAGGGATAAATAACCATATGAGGAATGAGGCGAGGGAACAGAGCGATGCCAAGGACAGCGTTGGCTGTGTTACATGCAGTCAGTGTAGTGCAGATGGCAGAGATGGATGCCACCCAGAAGAGAGTTTGAGAAGTGGGACATGTAGGGAGAGGAAGGACTCAGAggagtagcacacacacacacacacacacacacacacacacacacacacacacacacacacacacacacacacacacagtcattcaGTGAAATGACTGTAATTCATTACAGGTCTTTCGCTGACCTTTTACCAGAGTGCTCACCCACTGTGACTCGGGCAGATTTCTGCCAGTGTTGCACAGTAGGCCAAGTCAATCCACCCGCTGCACATAGAGAAGCTCTCCTCACGCTCTCAGTATTTCTGCATGGACAGAGCTGGCTAGCACTACTGCTTGTACTTCCCAACACTGTCCTCTCTTTCATTATCTCTGTTTGAACATTGAAAAggcttttattgttatttttacccctatccgtctgtctgtccgtctgtccgtcTCCTTGTTTGTTCGCACACTGGATGCTTTTTATGTAACCTTTATTTGAGGATTATTTCAGTTTATTTCAACTGGGATCttcaccattgttttttttgtttttttatcagttATTATAAAATTGTACTAACCAACTTAATTGCTTAATTGTGGCATCGCTATATTAGTAGGATAAGTCAAAGTCAATTCCGGGAGGCTGTAAACTGTGATTGATGCTTTAAACAAATAAGCTTGGCTAATCTGTGTGTTTGCTTAAAACCCATAAAATAGTCTGACTGGTTTTCTTGCCCAGTCTGACTTGTTTTCAGCAATGTTGCCGCCTCCAAGATCTCAGCAATTAACTTAGTGAGCATGCTGTTACCATAGAACCTGTGGGCCAAATGTACAAAATTCAAGTTGCAATAAACTGGAATTATCCTTTAACCGGTGTAGATTTGGTTTGAACAATGCTCTCTTTTTCAAGAAGTCCCTGTTCCACACTCACACAGTTGATTGAATTCACCCTTGAAAGGTTCACAGTATAACCAAAGTCTAGTCtgttggccactgagcagctcacTGGAGCAGTTTGGGGTTAGGGGTcatgctcaagggcaccttagCTGTGGTAATAAGGGAGCTGTTTCAGTTTTCCCACTGACATTTATCCTGCTGGTTGGGGGATAGAACCATTGACCTTTCTAGCTAGACTTTAGCAGACATACATCTCTTGACCTGTGGATCAGCTAGTGAGATTTCCGTAGTGACCCAGGCCTAAATAGAGACCTATTGTAATACAGTAATGGAGTCCTGTGACGTTCATTTCTTTCTGGATTGGAATGATGCTGCCATTGTATGAAAGCAGGACTCCTATGTAAAATTTTAAAGGAATGGCAGACTTGATAATACTGAATGGATGACAATTTATTCCCTGTGTAACTTGTCAAAGAACTGTTAGGGGTTCATTAAAATAGAATTTTCTTTGTAATCTTAAAAATATTATCTAATACAGGGTATATCTCCGTTACCCAGTTGCTGTTGTAAAAGAATTATTCGACTTGAAAGTATCACGCtacaatatatgtatattttgctatattgtaattttttttcttccttctttattttctttcttttatatgTGGTCATTTGTTGTTTCTGTATGCAGTGTAATTCCAGCAATGCTACGCTACCTAATTTATATAATTtcttaaaatgcaaaaaaaaaagaaaaaacattatcTCTACAAGACGTTCTATCCCAGAACCCCAACACATAAAAGCatgggcatttttttaaattaattttttaagAATATGCTGCCTTTTAGCTTGTCCTTGTCTttattagggctgggacgattcgtcAACGTAGTCGACGTAATCGATTACGTAAATGCgtcgacacaaataatttgcgtcaACGCGTCACATGTAGAAATCTATAAATAACCGGCTGCCTCCAGCAATAGCGCAAGTATGGATTCCTCGCAAGTTCAACAACATGTTGAGAAAAAGGCTCGCACATGGTCTTCTAAAGTGTGGGAGTATTTTACTCTTAATGCGAACAACAACGTGGttgatacatctgatttcatatgttGCTAAAATTGCACCTTTTTTACTGTATGATTAAAAGGGgcaagagcttattcattattttagctactactgttaaaaaaagaaaatacaggctactctttttgcacttgcagtgcagtgttaaacaattttaaagtgcccatattatgaaaaaatcactttttctgggatttggggtgttcttttgtgtctgtggtgcttccacacacttacaaactttgaaaaaaatccatccatgctgttttgagtgagatacggtttctgaatgtgtcctgccttcagtctcctagtgagctgttcaaaatcggctcggactgtgacgtcacagtccgaaatgagctggctaaccacaaccgttagctcgttagcatgctaacg carries:
- the LOC120555939 gene encoding adenosine receptor A3-like; this translates as MESTVAVGAVIYTLFEVLIAVSCCLGNMLVILALWTSKSIQQPTFYLVVSLAVADFMVGCVTIPLAVVIDGRVKTSFYGCLFINCVGMLLTQVSALSLAATAVDRFLRVYVPLRYKRTVTWRHCWLVVAACWLVAIPLSFAPTLGWYKHETWSKSVNATIVCRFIDVIPMSYLVYFRFFVCALIPLLVMTVLYGHIFWTIRGNLREKPGNGAQEQSQIYLKKEKQLAGSLSLVLALFAMSWLPLHIMNCIFYFGGPDYLPVKAFHVGILFSHANSAVNPLVYAFKIQKIKTAYLKLWSRFVACGEEIQGSQTTQSIDNNLDRVANNE